A stretch of the Tardiphaga sp. 709 genome encodes the following:
- the flgA gene encoding flagellar basal body P-ring formation chaperone FlgA, producing MTSAMRSLLLATALLAAAATAALGQAQRDEVIASPTLRANVTVSSDVVRIGDVIDNAGPTAQIAIYRAPDLGTVGTLSTAQVIAVLRQHQVIGVDTRELKSITVTRLSRSIESKDIENQVAQALENRHGLGAAANLSLTFDREVQGLQLDASNTGALQPVAVRFDARSGRFDVTFAIGNDSNVSATKLRFTGSAVETVEAAVLVRGVERNEVLKSSDVVVERRPKAEVGNDGVTRDRAVGMQSRRQLRAGQAIRNADLAKPDLVTRDQAVTLIYETAGLYLTLRGKAIEGGTEGDVVNVINLQSKRTVSGVVVGRGQVAVSAPSPRLPAQVETPAPTPAPTRESLPSEKISQARPPLPNSPAATSPVALAANDHVPVSRKAE from the coding sequence ATGACATCAGCCATGCGTTCGCTTCTCCTCGCCACCGCCCTGCTCGCTGCAGCGGCCACCGCTGCGCTCGGCCAGGCGCAGCGCGACGAGGTCATCGCATCGCCAACGCTGCGCGCCAACGTCACGGTGTCCAGCGACGTGGTGCGGATTGGCGATGTCATCGACAATGCCGGCCCCACCGCGCAGATCGCAATCTATCGGGCGCCCGATCTCGGGACCGTCGGCACGCTGTCGACCGCGCAGGTCATCGCGGTGTTGCGGCAGCACCAGGTGATTGGCGTCGATACGCGCGAGCTCAAGTCCATTACCGTGACACGGCTGTCGCGCAGCATCGAGAGCAAGGATATCGAGAATCAGGTCGCGCAGGCGCTGGAGAACCGCCACGGCCTTGGTGCCGCCGCCAATCTGAGCCTGACATTCGATCGCGAAGTCCAGGGCCTGCAGCTTGACGCCAGCAATACCGGCGCGCTGCAGCCCGTCGCGGTCCGTTTCGACGCGCGCAGCGGCCGTTTCGACGTCACCTTTGCGATCGGCAACGACTCCAACGTGTCTGCCACCAAGCTGCGCTTCACCGGCAGTGCCGTTGAGACGGTGGAGGCGGCGGTGCTGGTCCGCGGCGTCGAACGCAACGAGGTGCTGAAGTCCTCTGACGTCGTCGTCGAGCGCCGCCCGAAAGCCGAAGTCGGCAACGATGGCGTAACGCGCGACCGCGCCGTGGGCATGCAGAGCCGCCGCCAGCTGCGCGCCGGTCAGGCGATCCGCAATGCCGACCTCGCCAAGCCAGATCTCGTCACCCGCGATCAGGCGGTGACGCTGATCTACGAAACCGCCGGGCTTTATCTCACGCTCCGCGGCAAGGCCATCGAAGGTGGCACTGAAGGCGACGTGGTCAACGTCATCAATCTGCAGTCCAAGCGCACCGTCTCCGGCGTCGTGGTCGGTCGCGGCCAGGTCGCCGTCTCCGCTCCGTCTCCGCGTCTCCCCGCGCAAGTCGAAACTCCCGCGCCAACTCCTGCCCCAACCCGCGAGTCTCTCCCGTCCGAGAAAATCTCCCAGGCCAGACCTCCCCTGCCCAACTCTCCCGCTGCCACCTCTCCCGTCGCGCTTGCTGCCAACGACCACGTGCCTGTTTCTCGAAAAGCTGAGTAA
- the flgH gene encoding flagellar basal body L-ring protein FlgH, producing MFQFNRPFVTGAALLAVGVAASGCSSIDRLASIGEKPALTAIENPTTQPGYKPVQMPMPKPEVASYNANSLWRSGSRAFFKDQRARQIGDILTVTVNFTDKANIANETQRSRTNTENSGITDFAGSKLLTGSAAQVLPGRLLTADGSSSSDGKGSVARQEALQTSVAAVVTQLLPNGNLVVEGKQEIRVNYEIRELIVAGIVRPEDIQSDNTIDSAKIAQARIAYGGRGQISDVQQPRYGQQVMDVLLPF from the coding sequence ATGTTCCAGTTCAATCGTCCCTTCGTTACCGGTGCTGCACTTCTGGCGGTCGGCGTTGCTGCCAGCGGCTGTTCGTCGATCGACCGCCTCGCCTCCATCGGCGAGAAACCGGCGCTCACGGCGATTGAGAATCCCACGACACAGCCAGGCTACAAGCCGGTGCAGATGCCGATGCCGAAGCCGGAGGTCGCGTCCTACAACGCCAACTCGCTATGGCGCAGCGGATCGCGTGCGTTCTTCAAGGATCAGCGCGCACGCCAGATCGGCGACATTCTGACGGTCACCGTGAACTTCACCGACAAGGCCAATATCGCCAACGAGACCCAGCGCAGCCGCACCAATACGGAAAACTCGGGGATCACCGACTTTGCGGGCAGCAAACTGCTGACAGGCTCGGCCGCTCAGGTGCTGCCCGGCCGTCTGCTGACGGCTGACGGTTCGTCCTCCAGCGACGGCAAGGGATCGGTCGCACGGCAGGAAGCGTTGCAGACCAGCGTCGCCGCAGTGGTCACGCAATTGCTGCCGAACGGCAACCTCGTGGTTGAGGGCAAGCAGGAGATCCGCGTCAACTACGAAATCCGCGAGCTGATCGTCGCCGGCATCGTGCGCCCGGAAGACATTCAGAGCGACAACACCATCGACAGCGCCAAGATCGCGCAGGCCCGCATCGCCTATGGCGGCCGCGGCCAGATCTCGGACGTCCAGCAGCCGCGCTACGGCCAGCAGGTCATGGACGTGCTGCTGCCCTTCTAA
- a CDS encoding 2-keto-4-pentenoate hydratase: MEKYLAIAEILAYVRHNRTPLTVLPPDAVPHDEADGYRVQDALHNLLSPDFGLQVGYKIGCTSAVMQQYLGISHPCAGGLYMSGIHAAGTSLRYNDYVHVGVECEIAVQLASDLMPSGEPFTADDVATAIDAYHPAIEIVDDRYADWRSMDAPTLIADDFFAAGCVLGAPVARGKAPDLLSVIGRAVVNGTEVGRGNGADVLGHPHHALAWLANHLAARDKILRAGDFVLTGSLVQTAWLNAGDHVRMELLGLGSVEVDFKS, from the coding sequence ATGGAAAAGTATCTCGCGATCGCCGAAATCCTGGCTTACGTCCGCCATAACCGCACGCCGCTCACCGTGTTGCCGCCAGACGCGGTCCCGCATGACGAGGCTGATGGCTATCGCGTGCAGGACGCGCTTCACAATTTGCTGTCGCCCGATTTTGGCTTGCAGGTCGGTTACAAGATCGGCTGCACAAGCGCGGTGATGCAGCAATATCTCGGTATTTCGCATCCTTGCGCCGGCGGACTCTATATGAGCGGTATTCATGCCGCCGGAACGTCGCTGCGCTACAACGATTATGTACATGTCGGCGTGGAGTGTGAAATTGCGGTCCAGCTCGCGAGCGATCTGATGCCGTCGGGCGAGCCGTTCACGGCTGATGATGTCGCAACAGCGATCGATGCCTACCATCCGGCCATCGAAATCGTCGATGATCGTTATGCGGACTGGCGCAGTATGGATGCGCCGACACTGATCGCAGATGATTTCTTTGCGGCGGGATGTGTTTTGGGTGCGCCTGTTGCTCGTGGCAAGGCGCCTGACCTTCTCTCGGTGATTGGACGTGCCGTCGTCAACGGCACGGAAGTGGGGCGCGGAAATGGCGCCGATGTTCTTGGTCATCCACATCATGCACTGGCCTGGCTTGCCAACCATCTTGCTGCCCGGGACAAGATATTGCGCGCCGGAGACTTCGTACTGACGGGCAGTCTCGTGCAGACGGCGTGGCTCAATGCCGGAGATCACGTCCGAATGGAATTGCTCGGACTGGGCAGCGTCGAGGTGGATTTCAAGAGCTGA
- the dksA gene encoding RNA polymerase-binding protein DksA → MDKLKSYRPSEKEPFMNDRQRDYFRAKLLAWKEEILRESKLTLQALQEENVNHPDLADRASSETDRAIELRARDRQRKLISKIDAALLRIEDNTYGYCEETGEPISLKRLEARPIATLSVEAQERHEKREKVYRDE, encoded by the coding sequence TTGGACAAGTTGAAAAGCTATCGCCCCTCCGAAAAAGAGCCTTTCATGAACGACCGGCAGCGCGACTATTTCCGCGCGAAATTGCTGGCCTGGAAGGAAGAAATCCTCCGTGAATCGAAACTCACCCTGCAGGCTTTGCAGGAGGAGAACGTCAATCACCCCGACCTTGCCGACCGTGCGTCGTCGGAAACTGACCGCGCCATCGAACTGCGGGCGCGCGACCGGCAGCGCAAGCTGATCTCCAAGATCGACGCCGCGCTGCTGCGCATCGAGGATAATACCTACGGCTATTGCGAGGAGACCGGCGAGCCGATCTCGCTCAAGCGGCTTGAAGCCCGCCCGATCGCAACACTCTCCGTGGAAGCCCAGGAGCGCCACGAGAAGCGCGAAAAGGTCTATCGCGACGAATAG
- a CDS encoding flagellar assembly protein FliX — protein sequence MRIYGPNGTTFGAPSSGAKRTSSTGFSLPDATPTSESKPTVAPRAANSIDALLAMQSVEDPMERRKRSVKRGRGALDVLDELKIGLLTGSINPAMVARLRSAAANLKESSGEPGLDAVLSEIELRVEVELAKAGQV from the coding sequence ATGCGCATTTACGGACCGAACGGCACTACATTCGGAGCCCCGTCGTCAGGAGCGAAGAGAACCAGTTCGACCGGGTTTTCGTTGCCTGATGCGACACCGACCTCTGAGAGCAAACCGACCGTAGCGCCTCGGGCGGCCAACAGCATCGATGCGCTTCTGGCCATGCAGAGCGTCGAAGATCCCATGGAGCGTCGCAAGCGCTCGGTGAAGCGCGGCCGCGGCGCGCTCGATGTCCTCGATGAACTCAAGATCGGCCTGCTCACGGGCTCGATCAATCCGGCCATGGTGGCGCGGCTGCGCAGCGCGGCGGCCAACCTCAAGGAATCATCCGGCGAGCCCGGTCTGGACGCCGTGCTCTCCGAGATCGAGCTCCGGGTCGAAGTCGAACTGGCCAAGGCTGGCCAGGTCTGA
- the flgJ gene encoding flagellar assembly peptidoglycan hydrolase FlgJ: protein MNVNTAVAAYQAKHPTINGRPDQNLIDALQKVSPQAQAKTRKQSEDFEAMFINTMFSQMTSGIKGEGPFGDTTGTGAWRSMLTDEYSKSFAKAGGVGISNEVFRSLIIQQANRAS from the coding sequence ATGAACGTCAACACCGCCGTCGCCGCCTATCAGGCCAAGCACCCGACGATCAACGGCCGCCCCGATCAGAACCTGATCGATGCGCTGCAGAAAGTGTCGCCGCAAGCTCAGGCCAAGACGCGCAAGCAGTCCGAAGATTTCGAGGCCATGTTCATCAACACGATGTTTTCGCAGATGACATCGGGCATCAAGGGCGAAGGCCCGTTCGGCGACACCACCGGCACCGGTGCCTGGCGCTCGATGCTGACAGACGAATATTCGAAGTCCTTCGCCAAGGCCGGCGGCGTCGGCATCTCCAACGAAGTCTTTCGTTCACTCATCATCCAGCAAGCCAATCGCGCCAGCTGA
- the flaF gene encoding flagellar biosynthesis regulator FlaF: MSIGAQAYARTAQTTATPRDIEAQALLKAARKLQDVVANWDHTDAGLDEALLFNRKLWSIFVGDAINDQNPESIEIRQNIANIGIFVLTQCTALQHVRQVEHLQSLIDINRNIAAGLSGRP; this comes from the coding sequence ATGTCGATCGGTGCTCAAGCCTACGCGCGTACTGCCCAGACCACGGCGACACCGAGAGACATAGAAGCCCAAGCTCTTCTGAAAGCAGCACGCAAGCTTCAGGACGTCGTGGCAAACTGGGATCATACCGATGCTGGTCTCGACGAAGCTCTTCTGTTCAATCGCAAGCTCTGGTCGATCTTCGTTGGCGACGCCATCAATGACCAGAATCCGGAATCGATCGAGATCCGCCAGAATATCGCCAATATCGGCATCTTCGTGCTGACTCAGTGCACCGCCTTGCAGCACGTTCGCCAGGTCGAACATCTGCAGTCGCTAATCGATATCAATCGCAATATCGCCGCAGGTCTGTCCGGGCGTCCGTGA
- the flbT gene encoding flagellar biosynthesis repressor FlbT, with translation MPLRVELKPGERIIIGQSVITNSDTRTAFLIDGDAPIMREKDILTAETATTPVKRVYLCVQMMYLENDIPAYQELYLGFIKELIEAVPSFRETIEEVSKLILSGALYKALKELRPLIKREEEFLR, from the coding sequence ATGCCTTTGCGAGTCGAACTGAAGCCGGGTGAGCGAATCATCATCGGTCAGAGCGTGATCACCAATTCCGATACGCGCACGGCGTTCCTGATTGATGGCGATGCACCGATCATGCGTGAGAAGGATATTCTCACGGCGGAGACTGCAACGACGCCGGTCAAACGCGTCTATCTCTGCGTGCAGATGATGTATCTGGAAAACGATATCCCGGCCTATCAGGAGCTATATCTCGGCTTCATCAAGGAATTGATTGAAGCGGTTCCGAGTTTTCGCGAGACGATTGAGGAAGTTAGTAAGCTTATTTTAAGCGGCGCGCTTTACAAAGCACTCAAGGAATTGCGTCCGCTGATCAAGCGGGAAGAAGAGTTTTTGAGGTAG
- a CDS encoding DUF1522 domain-containing protein, which produces MSVVLSASVRQNLLSLQSTADLLSTTQNRLASGKKVNTALDNPTNFFTAAGLDSRASDINNLLDGIGNGVQILQAANTGITSLQKLVDTAKSLANQALQTPVGYSTKSNVSTTIAGATPDDLRGTQTFASATATSNAVYNGTAGGTTPVTGTTTLGGVAASLVGTAAPDGAGTAASLSGTLKLIGTPAGAATIGATAQPNDGDTMMVNGKTITFRTGPAPTAATAPVGLGVDSVNTNVVTDGNGNSTVYLGTAGAPTGSVADLTKAIDLASGVQKAVISNGVATASASSGTVASIAAGVLTLSTSTGSDLNISGKADLLKQLGLTTSVGAGTVSVSQSRTTAPGTIGNLIQSGSTLYVNGKTITFKDASVPAAANIPAGSGSPVGSNLVTDGSGNTTVYLQGGKISDVLTAIDLATGVQTAVNNAATGVAALTTTQGSTASTVAANGTFKISTGTIQDLSISGSGNALSALGLAGNTGTSTVFTAARAAGPGGISGTTLTFSSFKGGTPVNITFGDGSNGTVKTLAQLNVALAANNLAATVDATGKLVIAAGNDYASSTMGSVLDGGTMGGTVTSALSFTSAAPPLVDLPSQSTRANLVAQYNNLITQITTTSQDASFNGVNLLAGDTLKLVFNETGKSTLNITGSELTPAGLGLPTLISGSDFIDNASTNQTLSQLNMASTQLRSLASALGSNLSIVQIRQDFAKNLINVLQTGSSNLTLADTNEEAANSQALSTRQSIAVSALALANQSQQSVLKLLQ; this is translated from the coding sequence ATGTCAGTCGTTCTCTCGGCGTCAGTTCGTCAGAATCTGCTTTCGCTGCAATCCACCGCTGATCTGTTGTCGACCACCCAGAACCGGTTGGCGAGCGGCAAGAAGGTCAACACGGCCCTCGACAACCCGACCAACTTCTTCACGGCTGCAGGCCTCGATAGCCGCGCCAGTGACATCAATAATCTTCTCGACGGCATCGGCAACGGCGTGCAGATCCTGCAGGCGGCCAATACCGGCATCACCTCGCTGCAGAAGCTCGTGGATACCGCGAAGTCGCTCGCGAATCAGGCGCTGCAGACCCCGGTGGGCTATTCGACCAAGTCGAACGTCTCCACCACCATCGCCGGCGCAACCCCGGACGATCTGCGCGGCACACAGACTTTCGCCAGCGCGACGGCTACCAGCAACGCGGTGTACAACGGCACGGCCGGCGGTACGACGCCGGTCACCGGAACCACCACGCTGGGCGGTGTGGCGGCATCGCTGGTCGGTACTGCCGCGCCTGACGGCGCCGGTACTGCGGCGTCGCTGTCCGGCACTTTGAAACTGATCGGTACGCCTGCCGGCGCGGCGACCATCGGCGCCACGGCACAGCCGAACGACGGCGACACCATGATGGTGAACGGCAAGACGATCACCTTCCGAACCGGGCCGGCACCCACCGCGGCCACCGCTCCCGTGGGGCTTGGCGTCGATAGCGTCAATACCAACGTGGTTACCGACGGCAACGGCAACTCTACGGTCTATCTCGGTACGGCGGGCGCCCCGACCGGTAGCGTGGCCGACCTGACCAAGGCCATTGATCTCGCCAGCGGTGTGCAGAAAGCCGTCATTTCCAACGGCGTCGCGACGGCTTCAGCGTCGTCCGGCACCGTCGCATCGATTGCCGCCGGCGTCCTCACGCTGTCGACGTCCACGGGGTCGGATCTCAACATCAGTGGAAAGGCGGACTTGCTGAAGCAGCTCGGCCTGACGACATCGGTCGGCGCCGGAACGGTTTCCGTCTCGCAATCGCGCACGACGGCTCCGGGCACCATCGGAAATCTGATCCAGAGCGGCTCGACACTTTACGTCAATGGCAAGACCATCACGTTCAAGGATGCGTCCGTTCCGGCAGCGGCCAACATCCCGGCCGGCTCCGGCTCGCCGGTCGGCTCCAACCTCGTGACGGACGGTAGTGGCAACACGACGGTCTATCTCCAGGGCGGCAAGATCTCCGACGTTCTCACGGCCATAGATCTCGCCACCGGCGTGCAGACTGCGGTCAATAACGCCGCGACTGGTGTGGCCGCTCTGACCACCACGCAGGGTTCTACCGCATCGACCGTTGCCGCCAACGGTACGTTCAAGATCAGCACCGGCACGATCCAGGATCTGTCGATCAGCGGCAGCGGCAATGCTCTCTCGGCACTCGGCCTCGCCGGCAACACCGGCACGTCGACCGTGTTTACTGCTGCACGCGCCGCGGGTCCGGGTGGCATCAGCGGCACGACGCTGACCTTTTCGTCGTTCAAGGGCGGCACGCCGGTTAATATTACATTCGGCGACGGCTCCAACGGCACCGTCAAGACGCTGGCGCAGCTGAACGTCGCACTGGCCGCCAACAATCTGGCAGCCACGGTCGATGCGACCGGCAAGCTGGTGATCGCGGCGGGCAACGACTACGCGTCGTCGACCATGGGCTCGGTGCTCGACGGCGGCACCATGGGCGGCACCGTGACGTCGGCGCTGAGCTTCACCAGCGCTGCGCCGCCGCTTGTCGATCTGCCATCACAGTCGACCCGCGCGAACCTGGTTGCGCAGTACAATAACCTCATCACCCAGATCACCACGACGTCGCAGGATGCATCCTTCAACGGCGTCAACCTGCTGGCCGGCGATACGCTGAAGCTGGTATTCAACGAAACTGGCAAGTCCACGCTGAACATCACCGGCTCGGAGTTGACGCCCGCCGGTCTGGGCTTGCCGACGCTGATCTCAGGCAGCGACTTCATCGACAACGCGTCGACGAACCAGACACTGAGCCAGCTCAATATGGCCAGCACGCAGCTGCGCTCGCTGGCTTCGGCGCTCGGCTCGAATCTCTCGATCGTGCAGATCCGTCAGGACTTCGCGAAGAACCTGATCAACGTGTTGCAGACCGGCTCGTCGAACCTGACTTTGGCCGACACCAACGAAGAAGCGGCCAACAGCCAGGCGCTGTCGACGCGGCAGTCGATCGCCGTCTCCGCGCTGGCGCTGGCCAACCAGTCGCAGCAGAGCGTGCTCAAGCTGCTCCAGTAA
- a CDS encoding DUF1522 domain-containing protein — MSGITLSSSVRQNLLSLQSTADLLSTTQNRLSTGNKVNSALDNPTNFFTAQGLNNRASDINNLLDGIGNGVQIIQAANTGITSLQKLVDSAKSIANQALQTTGGYSTKSNVSTTITGATADNLLGTTTYATASATGSVVFSGAAGGATAAVSTSTLGGTAGTLVASAAVTGNGTGTPNIDTSTLLFSAGGATGNGLSTQANSKFTDGSTLSVNGKTITFKAAAVPTAANLAAGSSTLAASGAGANVVTDASGNSTIYMGTTAESAATVGDLMAAVDVASGTQYVSAVASGVGTLSGTASTITAGVVSLKSSTGADLSVTGSADMLKTLNLTASTGTALTTVGAARATATGSTGSLIQDGSTLNVNGKTITFKNANAADVNAIPTGYGKPSGSNLITDGKGNSTVFLQGGTVADITAAIDLATGVSSATIATNVATVTTTGTASSISSGALKISTGTAADLSITGTGNALAALGLKGSTGTDMSFNASRAAGTGGVSGKTLSFTSFNGGTAVDVTFGDGTNGTVKSLNQLNDKLSANNMTATVDASGLLKISASNDFASSTLGSATSGGTLGGTLKDSLTFTTPKDPVEDATAQATRANLVNQFNGILTQINTTAQDASFNGVNLLGGDTLKLTFNETGKSTLNITGVDFGSAGLGLSSLTSGTDFLDNSATNKVLSTLNVASSSLRAQASAFGSNLSIVQTRQDFSKNLINVLQTGASNLTLADTNEEAANSQALSTRQSIAVSALSLANQSQQGVLQLLR, encoded by the coding sequence ATGTCCGGCATTACACTCTCGTCCTCCGTCCGTCAGAACCTGCTCTCACTGCAGTCGACCGCGGACCTCCTCTCCACCACCCAGAACCGCCTCTCGACCGGTAACAAGGTCAACTCGGCGCTCGACAATCCCACCAACTTCTTCACCGCGCAGGGCCTGAACAACCGCGCCAGCGACATCAACAACCTGCTTGATGGCATCGGCAACGGCGTTCAGATCATCCAGGCTGCCAACACTGGCATCACCTCACTGCAGAAGCTCGTCGACTCCGCGAAGTCGATCGCCAACCAGGCGCTGCAGACCACGGGCGGCTACTCCACCAAGTCGAACGTCTCCACCACGATCACCGGCGCGACCGCTGACAACCTGCTCGGCACCACGACCTATGCCACCGCCAGCGCAACCGGCAGCGTCGTGTTCTCCGGCGCTGCAGGCGGTGCCACCGCAGCGGTTTCGACCTCGACCCTCGGCGGCACGGCCGGCACGCTGGTTGCCTCCGCTGCTGTTACCGGCAACGGTACGGGCACCCCGAACATCGATACTTCCACCCTCCTGTTCTCGGCGGGCGGCGCTACCGGCAACGGTCTGAGCACTCAAGCCAACTCGAAGTTCACCGATGGCTCGACACTGAGCGTCAACGGCAAGACCATTACGTTCAAGGCTGCTGCGGTGCCGACCGCGGCGAATCTTGCAGCTGGTTCCTCGACGCTTGCTGCGTCTGGCGCCGGTGCGAACGTTGTTACCGACGCGTCGGGCAACTCGACCATCTACATGGGCACCACCGCAGAATCGGCTGCGACTGTCGGCGACTTGATGGCTGCCGTCGACGTCGCCAGCGGCACCCAATACGTGTCGGCCGTGGCATCGGGCGTCGGCACGCTCTCGGGTACGGCCAGCACCATTACGGCTGGTGTCGTTTCGCTGAAGAGCTCGACGGGTGCTGATCTGTCGGTCACCGGCTCCGCCGATATGCTCAAGACGCTGAACCTTACGGCCTCAACGGGCACCGCCCTGACCACCGTGGGCGCAGCTCGCGCAACGGCGACCGGTTCCACCGGCTCGCTGATCCAGGATGGCTCGACGCTGAACGTCAACGGCAAGACCATCACGTTCAAGAATGCGAACGCTGCCGATGTGAATGCCATTCCGACCGGTTATGGTAAGCCATCTGGCTCGAACCTGATCACCGACGGTAAGGGTAACTCGACGGTGTTCCTGCAGGGCGGTACCGTTGCAGATATCACTGCAGCAATCGACCTCGCCACCGGCGTCAGCTCGGCGACGATTGCGACCAACGTTGCGACCGTCACCACCACGGGCACGGCTTCGTCGATCTCCAGCGGTGCGCTGAAGATCTCGACCGGCACTGCGGCCGACCTGTCGATCACCGGCACGGGCAATGCCCTGGCGGCGCTCGGCTTGAAGGGCTCGACCGGAACCGACATGTCGTTCAACGCCTCGCGCGCTGCCGGCACCGGTGGTGTCTCGGGCAAGACCTTGAGCTTCACCTCCTTCAACGGCGGTACGGCGGTTGACGTCACCTTCGGTGACGGCACCAACGGCACTGTGAAGTCGCTGAACCAGCTCAATGACAAGCTGTCGGCGAACAACATGACCGCTACGGTCGACGCTAGCGGCTTGCTGAAGATCTCGGCCTCGAACGACTTCGCGTCGTCGACGCTTGGTTCGGCGACGTCCGGCGGCACCCTTGGCGGCACGCTCAAGGACTCGCTGACCTTCACGACGCCGAAGGATCCGGTGGAAGACGCGACGGCTCAGGCCACCCGCGCCAACCTCGTCAACCAGTTCAACGGCATCTTGACGCAGATCAACACCACCGCGCAGGACGCGTCGTTCAACGGCGTCAACCTGCTCGGCGGCGATACTCTGAAGCTGACGTTCAACGAAACCGGCAAGTCCACGCTGAACATCACCGGCGTCGACTTCGGTTCGGCCGGCCTCGGCCTGTCGAGCCTGACCTCGGGAACGGACTTCCTGGACAACTCCGCGACCAACAAGGTGCTCTCCACCCTGAACGTCGCGTCGTCCTCGCTGCGTGCCCAGGCTTCGGCCTTCGGTTCGAACCTCTCGATCGTGCAGACCCGTCAGGACTTCTCGAAGAACCTGATCAACGTGCTGCAGACCGGTGCGTCGAACCTGACCCTGGCCGACACGAACGAGGAAGCGGCAAACAGCCAAGCGCTGTCGACCCGCCAGTCGATCGCCGTCTCCGCGCTGTCGCTGGCCAACCAGTCGCAGCAGGGCGTTCTCCAGCTGCTCCGTTAA